One genomic window of Cricetulus griseus strain 17A/GY chromosome 3, alternate assembly CriGri-PICRH-1.0, whole genome shotgun sequence includes the following:
- the Ctbp2 gene encoding C-terminal-binding protein 2 isoform X1, which yields MALVDKHRVKRQRLDRICEGIRPQIMNGPLHPRPLVALLDGRDCTVEMPILKDLATVAFCDAQSTQEIHEKVLNEAVGAMMYHTITLTREDLEKFKALRVIVRIGSGYDNVDIKAAGELGIAVCNIPSAAVEETADSTVCHILNLYRRNTWLYQALREGTRVQSVEQIREVASGAARIRGETLGLIGFGRTGQAVAVRAKAFGFSVIFYDPYLQDGIERSLGVQRVYTLQDLLYQSDCVSLHCNLNEHNHHLINDFTIKQMRQGAFLVNAARGGLVDEKALAQALKEGRIRGAALDVHESEPFSFAQGPLKDAPNLICTPHTAWYSEQASLEMREAAATEIRRAITGRIPESLRNCVNKEFFVTSAPWSVIDQQAIHPELNGATYRYPPGIVGVAPGGLPAAMEGIIPGGIPVTHNLPTVAHPSQAPSPNQPTKHGDNREHPNEQ from the exons ATGGCCCTTGTGGATAAGCACAGAGTCAAGCGACAGCGATTGGACAGAATTTGTGAAG GTATCCGCCCTCAGATCATGAACGGCCCCCTGCATCCCCGCCCCCTAGTGGCACTGCTCGACGGCAGAGACTGTACCGTGGAAATGCCCATCCTGAAGGATCTGGCCACTGTGGCCTTCTGTGATGCACAGTCTACTCAGGAAATCCATGAAAAG GTGTTGAATGAGGCTGTGGGTGCCATGATGTACCACACTATCACCCTCACCAGGGAAGACCTGGAGAAGTTCAAGGCTCTTCGTGTGATCGTGAGAATTGGCAGTGGCTATGACAACGTGGACATCAAGGCTGCTGGTGAGCTCG GGATTGCTGTTTGCAACATCCCATCTGCTGCAGTGGAGGAGACAGCCGATTCCACTGTCTGCCACATCCTCAATCTGTATCGGCGGAACACATGGCTGTACCAGGCCCTACGAGAAGGCACACGGGTTCAGAGCGTGGAACAGATCCGTGAGGTTGCATCGGGAGCTGCCCGGATCCGAGGGGAAACACTGGGCCTCATCGGTTTTG GTCGCACGGGGCAGGCAGTTGCAGTTCGAGCCAAGGCCTTTGGATTCAGCGTCATATTTTATGACCCCTACTTACAGGATGGGATAGAGCGGTCTCTGGGCGTGCAAAGGGTCTACACCCTGCAAGACCTGCTGTATCAGAGTGACTGTGTCTCCCTGCACTGCAATCTGAATGAGCATAACCACCACCTCATCAATGACTTCACTATCAAGCAG ATGAGGCAAGGAGCATTCCTTGTGAACGCAGCCAGAGGTGGTCTGGTAGATGAGAAAGCCCTAGCTCAAGCCCTCAAAGAGGGAAGGATACGAGGAGCAGCTCTTGATGTGCACGAGTCTGAGCCCTTCAG CTTTGCTCAGGGCCCATTGAAAGATGCACCAAATCTCATCTGCACGCCGCACACAGCCTGGTACAGTGAACAAGCATCACTAGAGATGAGGGAAGCAGCTGCCACTGAGATCCGCCGAGCAATCACAG GTCGCATCCCAGAAAGCTTGCGAAACTGTGTCAACAAAGAATTCTTCGTTACTTCAGCTCCGTGGTCAGTCATCGACCAGCAAGCAATTCATCCCGAGCTCAATGGTGCCACATACAG GTATCCCCCAGGCATTGTTGGGGTGGCTCCAGGAGGGCTTCCTGCAGCTATGGAAGGGATCATCCCAGGAGGCATCCCGGTGACTCACAACCTCCCCACAGTGGCACATCCTTCCCAAGCTCCCTCCCCCAACCAGCCCACAAAACACGGGGACAATCGAGAGCACCCCAACGAGCAATAG
- the Ctbp2 gene encoding C-terminal-binding protein 2 isoform X2 — translation MNGPLHPRPLVALLDGRDCTVEMPILKDLATVAFCDAQSTQEIHEKVLNEAVGAMMYHTITLTREDLEKFKALRVIVRIGSGYDNVDIKAAGELGIAVCNIPSAAVEETADSTVCHILNLYRRNTWLYQALREGTRVQSVEQIREVASGAARIRGETLGLIGFGRTGQAVAVRAKAFGFSVIFYDPYLQDGIERSLGVQRVYTLQDLLYQSDCVSLHCNLNEHNHHLINDFTIKQMRQGAFLVNAARGGLVDEKALAQALKEGRIRGAALDVHESEPFSFAQGPLKDAPNLICTPHTAWYSEQASLEMREAAATEIRRAITGRIPESLRNCVNKEFFVTSAPWSVIDQQAIHPELNGATYRYPPGIVGVAPGGLPAAMEGIIPGGIPVTHNLPTVAHPSQAPSPNQPTKHGDNREHPNEQ, via the exons ATGAACGGCCCCCTGCATCCCCGCCCCCTAGTGGCACTGCTCGACGGCAGAGACTGTACCGTGGAAATGCCCATCCTGAAGGATCTGGCCACTGTGGCCTTCTGTGATGCACAGTCTACTCAGGAAATCCATGAAAAG GTGTTGAATGAGGCTGTGGGTGCCATGATGTACCACACTATCACCCTCACCAGGGAAGACCTGGAGAAGTTCAAGGCTCTTCGTGTGATCGTGAGAATTGGCAGTGGCTATGACAACGTGGACATCAAGGCTGCTGGTGAGCTCG GGATTGCTGTTTGCAACATCCCATCTGCTGCAGTGGAGGAGACAGCCGATTCCACTGTCTGCCACATCCTCAATCTGTATCGGCGGAACACATGGCTGTACCAGGCCCTACGAGAAGGCACACGGGTTCAGAGCGTGGAACAGATCCGTGAGGTTGCATCGGGAGCTGCCCGGATCCGAGGGGAAACACTGGGCCTCATCGGTTTTG GTCGCACGGGGCAGGCAGTTGCAGTTCGAGCCAAGGCCTTTGGATTCAGCGTCATATTTTATGACCCCTACTTACAGGATGGGATAGAGCGGTCTCTGGGCGTGCAAAGGGTCTACACCCTGCAAGACCTGCTGTATCAGAGTGACTGTGTCTCCCTGCACTGCAATCTGAATGAGCATAACCACCACCTCATCAATGACTTCACTATCAAGCAG ATGAGGCAAGGAGCATTCCTTGTGAACGCAGCCAGAGGTGGTCTGGTAGATGAGAAAGCCCTAGCTCAAGCCCTCAAAGAGGGAAGGATACGAGGAGCAGCTCTTGATGTGCACGAGTCTGAGCCCTTCAG CTTTGCTCAGGGCCCATTGAAAGATGCACCAAATCTCATCTGCACGCCGCACACAGCCTGGTACAGTGAACAAGCATCACTAGAGATGAGGGAAGCAGCTGCCACTGAGATCCGCCGAGCAATCACAG GTCGCATCCCAGAAAGCTTGCGAAACTGTGTCAACAAAGAATTCTTCGTTACTTCAGCTCCGTGGTCAGTCATCGACCAGCAAGCAATTCATCCCGAGCTCAATGGTGCCACATACAG GTATCCCCCAGGCATTGTTGGGGTGGCTCCAGGAGGGCTTCCTGCAGCTATGGAAGGGATCATCCCAGGAGGCATCCCGGTGACTCACAACCTCCCCACAGTGGCACATCCTTCCCAAGCTCCCTCCCCCAACCAGCCCACAAAACACGGGGACAATCGAGAGCACCCCAACGAGCAATAG